The Etheostoma spectabile isolate EspeVRDwgs_2016 chromosome 1, UIUC_Espe_1.0, whole genome shotgun sequence genome has a segment encoding these proteins:
- the cenpf gene encoding centromere protein F — MSWAVEEWKDGLPAKALQKIQEMEVQVDKLKKDRNQKQFQLDSLEAALQKQKQKADSERTETSALKRENQSLLESCDSLEKARQKAVHDLGVKEQQVSYLDGQLNSCKKTIERLEQELKRYKNELDRSQPAGSSSLSSSSSDLQPYTTPQKSFPTPAPVPFFGQQDNRLDELQVKYSHELEERKKLETELKVLQVKLLNQSSVSVSHKDIAARQAGSSIFPWQQQDQGRSRHSQDAMETPLKRRGMSLWDAHEETPIKTSQRMSSSRTVQSPCGSSHQMEQLKTINQELRGRVLELEKNLSTQEKEIRSQASKLQELQIQLNQARKELNERDRDVAKTSQELNQATDRHQQVVAKCSSVEQKLKQVSEEMSCQRHNAESCKRALEQKLKDQERTSQKELAQLQTSHQALEQQLNQTRTKLTQEIQQSKKDHNVLQADKEKMCFQKSQMEKELEEQKQKLLRSEQSLQVSQTKEQDLRKKMEELQKEKNSVTVQLDQSSRRLCQLEDEKKSADQSFKRAQGLLDDLKAKSDGQADELKRLQTKLEQEIQTAARELDNLKKTLSDAETKNDRSQSELQKQKQEMEKLTNRLTVIEKESQELKSSLAASQNDCKELKQEHQALLEWKKEKETLINQTEAVQKELTDKIANLESSLISLNEVNDDIKKQLLSLEGDKASLSAHIDSLKGELLNKSTELEEREHQYNKLQSKLSEAGQKHTKDMENVAVQVAQLEAQVKGLELQLQKEMTRAERAEKTNTELQAEHQAACDLARSKDQLVELGQSEISQLRESIAQATAQQEEQTARLADEKARAKKQCGERGSRLEGRLEEVQSQNSVLETQYVTAREELMERSCEITRLEEDAAKQQQLEERVVTLESKLSQTTEENVKLETTLRQLIKDKDNNLNQLQQEKNNLETTLKQLTDDKEQVETKMIQVNAEKKQLEASLVKLSEESKQLQTNIQQLTEEKQNIDQMTAEKLEAESTLRQVVEEKAQLDVSLNLINEEKVQLKAKLSELTSEKNNLISNLNQVVEEKLQLEMNYNQLAEENIKLQSSVNHVTEEKVLLQQSIERHEEEVASLAEQLEISSKRTDQENRERSQQFEAEQAELDQKLVCLQKDLTMFKQQYDSLLEQAGQQHSLIQQLLESQGTQKPAEKNDHMETEEKDTGAEAAGQTDVEPTLDTSTNTESLPVKEQLSPVVSELGELSHQSDVAFSETDLVFKEDVVEQEMNKERLDKEREAHVADVEEMRGHKEQQSLDQLPEDSCSSRDILVKTSEISELSLSTSSVGETRQLESSVTESSQVQGNLDHFTEMITKQELQTLRSEFDLLRSNLALRMELTAELEVQVQNSEKKVHAAEEEAQGAAHKLTIALKEKKGLTDQLTQLSEERDTLTLQLQTAKFQLADVMEMLEGLEMAKGGWDEKFLQQESELKRVRSEKANLEQHILGMESELESLQGEKTKLGDEMDNQRRICSGMEQQIETLTTEVTQLRTELVSCAEERDDLNKSLGQWREKVHSREKTDGDTRNLISILEDDIRAGRKEYEALQSCMEKMKTERQQLLEQIKVLEQEISQQSGEREELIGQLDKIKEDHTSANHNTESMVSKIQALEGEVCRLSQSLESSLLEKGEIASRLNSTQEEVQQMKTGIEKLQVRIESDERKKKKMGELLKAAQRKSDSLQDRIDALEREKEEEEQSLEEAVLQAETAKAELEEEREKVEEEKRELREKLSELSTTLDNLRSEKERMERELETKKQEIEELKAAKEELERSLEKAEVERREEEERQKCRVEELKNEMRAEAGKQTRQVDDLQAQLETSRQREISLEQKGAETEGEKERIQSLLVEMEKEKTCLHISLEEWQTEGERLRSKREDWEKERNNLSTSIEALEDEIKELKTLLKAKEEEREMLETEADQGRTSVKSMLSLMAEKEQIEEENRRLAEEKEKLHLTLFSVEQERGNLRCTLTSVEEEKEKLEQARGLLADEREKLQSSLSLIETEKRDMQQTLSSLKEEKERIEAEKQKFEVDKQELQSSLSLSEVERNNLSSALSSLEQEKQRAEEEKEKLTEEQETLQSTVASMEKELETSKLSASQLKEQVSELTSEAARLSKERDSALSKMSLWMKTCKQLEQEKQEMLNRSDDRKSSEAVQTEANHLQMEAEKREKEVEDLETALQQKRVEAEEKTKVVEELEAALDGRKKELEERNRELEAMKSELDELNKLLEEKSSEADESIEKYCNLIVKVHKLEETNDALTTRLEQLTASQHANETNIHSSSTDGTHRRRSGRKSSSKHQEEKLDDNTENTAPSTPQRSPQGSSSVKRAHRDISNKDSAQEALHNLTKKIKASTTTPKPRPEQEEEEFRPEGLPELVQRGFADIPLGEASPFIMRRTTVKRCSPRLAARPTVSVSDAKTLASIPFQSPSAENFNRKCLSPSGEEKPVCGSLSSHTISEQKDKQEDNCHVQ; from the exons ATGAGCTGGGCGGTGGAGGAGTGGAAGGATGGACTTCCAGCGAAAGCCCTGCAGAAGATCCAGGAGATGGAAGTCCAGGTGGACAAACTGAAAAAGGACAGGAACCAGAAACAGTTTCAGTTGGACTCCCTAGAGGCCGCCctgcaaaaacagaaacaaaag gCGGACAGTGAACGTACCGAGACCTCGGCTCTGAAGAGAGAGAACCAGTCGTTACTAGAGTCTTGTGATTCTCTGGAGAAAGCTCGTCAAAAGGCTGTCCATGATCTAGGAGTCAAAGAGCAACAG GTGAGCTACCTGGACGGTCAGCTGAACTCCTGCAAGAAGACAATAGAGCGACTGGAGCAGGAACTCAAAAG GTACAAAAATGAACTGGATCGTTCGCAGCCTGCTGGCTCCTCCTCATTGTCATCTTCGTCCTCTGATCTTCAGCCTTACACTACACCACAGAAAAGTTTCCCTACCCCAGCTCCAGTCCCATTCTTTGGACAGCAGg ATAACAGGCTGGATGAGCTTCAAGTGAAATACAGCCATGAGttggaagaaaggaaaaagctGGAGACTGAACTCAAAGTCCTGCAGGTCAAA CTGTTGAATCAGTCCTCAGTCAGTGTAAGCCACAAAGACATTGCTGCCCGCCAAGCTGGATCTTCCATAttcccatggcaacagcagGATCAGGGCCGCAGCCGCCATTCTCAGGATGCAATGGAAACGCCTCTGAAGAGGCGGGGAATGTCCCTGTGGGACGCTCACGAGGAGACGCCTATTAAAACCAGCCAGCGGATGAGCTCTTCCAGAACAGTGCAGAGCCCCTGTGGATCCTCCCATCAGATGGAGCAGCTGAAGACCATCAACCAAG AACTGCGTGGCCGTGTGTTAGAGCTGGAAAAGAATCTGTCCACTCAGGAGAAGGAAATTCGCAGCCAGGCCTCCAAGCTGCAGGAACTGCAAATCCAACTGAACCAGGCCCGCAAAGAGCTGAATGAACGGGACAGAGATGTGGCTAAGACCAGCCAAGAGCTGAATCAGGCCACAGACAGACACCAGCAGGTTGTGGCCAAG TGTTCATCAGTTGAGCAGAAGCTGAAACAAGTCTCAGAGGAGATGAGCTGTCAAAGGCACAACGCTGAGAGCTGCAAACGAGCCCTGGAGCAGAAACTCAAGGACCAAGAGAGAACCAGTCAAAAG GAGCTTGCTCAGCTGCAGACTTCTCACCAAGCTTTGGAACAGCAGCTGAACCAGACCAGAACCAAGCTAACACAAGAGATCCAACAGTCTAAAAAAGACCACAACGTACTGCAGGCTGACAAGGAGAAG ATGTGCTTCCAGAAAAGTCAAATGGAGAAGGAGTTGGAGGAGCAGAAACAGAAACTGCTGAGGTCAGAGCAGAGCCTCCAAGTCAGCCAGACTAAAGAGCAAGACCTCCGCAAGAAAATGGAG GAGCTGCAGAAAGAGAAGAACAGTGTGACTGTCCAGTTGGACCAGAGCAGCAGGCGTCTGTGTCAGCTGGAGGATGAGAAGAAGAGCGCAGACCAGAGCTTCAAACGCGCCCAGGGATTATTAGATGACCTCAAAG CCAAATCAGATGGGCAGGCGGATGAGCTGAAAAGACTTCAGACTAAACTGGAGCAAGAGATTCAGACTGCGGCCCGGGAGCTGGACAATTTGAAGAAGACCCTTTCTGATGCAGAGACCAAAAATGACAG ATCTCAGAGTGAACTGCAGAAACAGAAGCAAGAGATGGAGAAGCTGACCAACAGATTGACAGTAATCGAGAAGGAGAGCCAAGAGCTTAAATCCAGTCTTGCTGCAAGTCAGAATGACTGTAAGGAACTGAAACAAGAACATCAAGCTCTGCTGGagtggaagaaagaaaaggagaccTTAATTAATCAAACTGAGGCTGTGCAAAAAGAACTCACTGACAAAATTGCCAACTTGGAGAGCAGTCTTATCTCGCTGAATGAGGTGAACGACGACATCAAG AAACAGCTCTTGAGCTTAGAGGGAGACAAGGCCAGTCTGTCTGCTCACATTGATTCCTTGAAGGGAGAACTCCTCAACAAGAGCACAGAGTTGGAGGAGAGGGAGCATCAATACAACAAGCTCCAGTCCAAACTCTCCGAGGCCGGACAGAAGCACACCAAAGACATGGAGAATGTTGCTGTGCAAGTGGCTCAGCTTGAAGCACAG GTCAAAGGGCTGGAGTTGCAGTTGCAAAAGGAAATGACTCGAGCAGAGCGGGCTGAGAAGACcaacacagagctgcaggcCGAACACCAGGCAGCCTGCGACCTGGCTCGCTCTAAAGACCAGCTGGTTGAGTTGGGCCAATCAGAGATCAGCCAGCTGAGAGAGAGCATCGCTCAGGCCACTGCACAGCAGGAGGAGCAAACTGCCAG GTTGGCAGACGAGAAGGCGCGCGCTAAAAAGCAGTGTGGGGAGAggg GTTCCCGTTTGGAAGGCCGGTTAGAGGAGGTCCAATCTCAGAACTCAGTGCTGGAGACACAGTACGTCACAGCTAGGGAGGAGCTGATGGAGAGAAGCTGTGAAATAACTCGTCTGGAAGAGGACGCTGCCAAACAACAACAGCTAGAGGAGAGGGTTGTTACTTTAGAGTCTAAACTCAGTCAGACCACAGAGGAAAATGTCAAGTTAGAGACAACTCTCAGGCAGTTAATCAAGGACAAAGACAACAATCTTAACCAATTACAACAGGAGAAAAACAACCTTGAGACTACTTTGAAACAATTAACAGATGACAAAGAGCAAGTAGAAACTAAAATGATTCAAGTAAATGCAGAGAAGAAACAGCTGGAAGCCAGTTTAGTCAAGCTATCTGAGGAGAGCAAACAACTGCAGACCAACATTCAGCAGTTAACTGAAGAAAAGCAGAATATCGATCAAATGACTGCAGAGAAACTAGAAGCTGAATCAACCCTTAGGCAGGTTGTCGAGGAGAAAGCCCAACTAGATGTTTCCCTCAATCTGATAAATGAGGAAAAAGTCCAACTCAAGGCTAAACTAAGTGAGCTAACGTCCGAGAAAAATAACTTGATCTCTAACTTGAATCAAGTAGTTGAGGAAAAGCTTCAGCTGGAAATGAACTATAACCAACTGGCTGAAGAGAACATCAAGCTACAGTCTAGTGTGAATCATGTAACGGAGGAGAAGGTGCTGTTACAACAAAGCATAGAGAGGCATGAAGAAGAGGTGGCTTCACTTGCAGAGCAGCTGGAGATAAGCAGCAAAAGGACTGATCAGGAGAACCGAGAAAG GAGCCAACAGTTTGAGGCAGAGCAGGCAGAACTGGACCAGAAGTTGGTGTGCTTACAGAAAGATCTGACCATGTTCAAGCAGCAGTATGACTCACTGCTGGAGCAGGCGGGCCAACAACACAGCCTCATACAGCAGCTCTTAGAATCGCAGGGAACCCAGAAAccagcagaaaaaaatgaccaCATGGAGACTGAGGAGAAGGATACTGGCG CAGAAGCAGCAGGGCAGACTGATGTAGAGCCAACACTTGATACAAGCACCAATACTGAGTCCCTTCCAGTAAAAGAACAGCTCAGTCCTGTTGTGTCTGAACTGGGTGAACTTTCCCACCAGTCTGACGTGGCGTTCAG TGAGACAGATCTGGTGTTTAAGGAGGACGTTGTTGAGCAAGAGATGAACAAGGAACGTCTGGACAAGGAAAGGGAGGCACATGTGGCTGATGTTGAGGAAATGAGGGGTCACAAGGAGCAGCAATCCTTAGATCAG CTTCCTGAAGACAGTTGTAGTTCCAGAGATATTCTTGTTAAAACATCTGAAATCTCTGAGCTTTCTCTGTCAACGTCCTCTGTTGGCGAGACCAGACAGTTAGAATCCTCTG TGACAGAGTCATCCCAGGTACAAGGGAACCTAGACCACTTCACAGAAATGATCACAAAACAAGAACTCCAGACCCTGCGCTCAGAGTTTGACCTACTGAGGTCCAACCTTGCACTGAGAATGGAGTTGACCGCTGAACTGGAAGTCCAAGTTCAAAACTCAGAGAAGAAAGTTCATGCGGCAGAGGAGGAGGCACAGGGTGCAGCGCATAAGCTGACCATAGctttaaaggaaaagaaaggcCTCACTGACCAG TTGACTCAACTGTCAGAGGAGAGGGACACATTAACTCTCCAGCTGCAAACAGCTAAATTCCAGCTGGCTGATGTTATGGAGATGCTGGAAGGACTGGAGATGGCCAAAG GTGGATGGGATGAGAAATTCCTTCAGCAGGAGAGTGAGCTGAAGAGGGTTCGCTCTGAGAAAGCCAACCTGGAGCAGCACATCCTGGGCATGGAGTCTGAGCTAGAGTCTTTGCAGGGTGAGAAGACCAAATTGGGGGATGAGATGGATAACCAGAGGAGGATTTGTTCAGGCATGGAGCAGCAGATAGAAACACTTACTACCGAG GTAACCCAGTTGAGGACTGAACTTGTGTCCTGCGCCGAGGAGCGAGATGACCTGAACAAGTCTCTGGGCCAATGGAGAGAGAAAGTTCATAGTCGGGAGAAGACTGACGGTGACACCAGGAACCTAATTTCCATCCTGGAGGACGACATCAGAGCAGGGAGAAAAGAGTATGAAGCCCTGCAAAGCTGCATGGAGAAAATGAAGACAGAGAGGCAACAG CTGTTAGAGCAGATTAAGGTGCTGGAACAGGAAATATCCCAACAgagtggagaaagagaggagctAATTGGGCAGCTGGACAAGATCAAAGAAGACCACACCTCGGCCAATCACAACACTGAGTCCATGGTCAGCAAGATACAG GCTTTAGAGGGAGAAGTGTGTCGTCTCTCACAGTCTCTAGAGTCCTCTCTGCTAGAAAAAGGAGAGATTGCCTCTCGTCTTAACTCCACACAAGAAGAGGTCCAGCAGATGAAGACTGGCATTGAAAAGCTCCAGGTCCGCATTGAATCGgatgagaggaagaaaaagaagatggGAGAGCTGCTCAAAG CTGCGCAGAGGAAGTCTGACTCACTGCAAGATCGCATTGATGCTCTGGAGcgagagaaggaagaggaagagcaaAGTCTAGAAGAAGCTGTACTACAG GCAGAAACAGCCAAAGCTGAGCTggaggaggaaagggaaaag gtggaggaggagaaacGAGAGCTTAGAGAGAAATTATCCGAGCTCTCAACCACACTGGACAACCTGAGATCGGAGAAAGAACGCATGGAGAGAGAGctggagacaaaaaaacaagagataGAAGAACTGAAGGCCGCTAAGGAGGAGCTGgagagaagtttggagaaggcagaggtagaaagaagagaagaagaggaaagacaGAAATGTAGGGTAGAAGAGCTGAAGAATGAAATGAGAGCGGAAGCAGGGAAGCAAACAAGACAAGTGGATGACCTTCAGGCACAGCTGGAAACCTCTCGACAGAGAGAGATCTCCCTTGAACAAAAGGGTGCAGAAACagaaggggagaaagagaggattCAGTCTCTGCTGGtagagatggagaaagagaaaacgtGTCTGCATATTTCTCTGGAAGAGTggcagacagaaggagagaggCTCCGCTCTAAGAGAGAGGattgggagaaagagaggaacaaCCTGAGCACCAGTATTGAGGCTTTGGAAGACGAAATTAAGGAGCTTAAAACACTTCTGAAAGctaaagaggaagagagagagatgctggAGACGGAAGCAGATCAGGGACGCACCTCAGTAAAATCTATGTTGTCTCTAATGGCGGAGAAAGAACagatagaagaagaaaatagaAGGCTggcagaggaaaaagaaaaactgcactTGACCCTGTTTTCAGTGGAACAAGAGAGAGGTAACCTGCGTTGCACTCTCACATctgtagaagaagaaaaagaaaaactggagCAAGCGAGGGGGCTGTTAGCTGATGAGCGAGAGAAGCTCCAGTCTAGCCTCTCCTTGATTGAAACGGAGAAacgtgacatgcagcaaactcTTTCTTCATTaaaggaagagaaggaaagaaTAGAGGCGGAGAAACAGAAGTTTGAGGTGGATAAACAAGAATTGCAGTCTTCCCTCTCTTTGAGTGAAGTTGAGAGAAATAATCTGTCTTCAGCTCTGTCTTCCCTGGAACAAGAGAAGCaaagagcagaagaagagaaagagaaactcACAGAAGAACAGGAGACCCTTCAGTCTACAGTTGCTTCCATGGAGAAGGAGTTGGAAACATCCAAGTTGTCTGCTTCACAGCTTAAAGAGCAG GTGTCGGAGCTAACATCTGAGGCTGCTCGTCTGTCTAAAGAGAGGGACTCTGCCCTGAGCAAAATGAGTCTTTGGATGAAAACGTGCAAACAGCTGGAGCAGGAGAAGCAAGAGATGTTAAACCGCTCAG ATGACAGAAAGAGCAGCGAGGCTGTGCAGACTGAGGCGAATCACCTGCAGAtggaagcagagaagagagagaaggaagtgGAAGACCTGGAGACTGCCTTGCAGCAGAAGAGGGTGGAGGCAGAGGAAAAAACTAAGGTGGTGGAAGAACTTGAGGCTGCCCTCGATGGAAGGAAGAAGGAGTTAGAAGAGAGAAACCGAGAGCTGGAGGCGATGAAGAGCGAGTTGGATGAACTAAACAAACTCCTGGAGGAGAAAAGCAGCGAGGCAGATGAGAGCATTGAGAAATACTGCAACCTGATAGTTAAAGTCCACAAACTGGAAGAGACCAATGATGCACTGACGACCCGGCTGGAGCAGCTCACTGCCAGTCAACATGCTAATGAAACTAACATCCACTCTAGCAGCACTGACGGTACTCACCGCCGGCGCTCGGGAAGGAAGTCCTCCTCCAAACATCAGGAAGAAAAACTGGATGACAACACTGAGAACACAGCTCCTTCAACACCACAGAGGTCTCCTCAGGGGTCATCTTCAGTGAAACGGGCTCATCGAGACATCAGTAATAAAGACAGTGCCCAGGAGGCCCTGCACAACCTGACAAAAAAGATCAAAGCCAGCACGACTACACCAAAACCAAGACCTgaacaggaagaggaggagttcAGACCAGAAGGACTTCCTGAGCTGGTGCAGAGGG GTTTTGCTGATATACCTCTGGGTGAAGCCAGTCCGTTCATCATGAGGAGAACGACAGTGAAGCGCTGCAGTCCTCGACTGGCTGCCAGACCgactgtatctgtatctgatGCCAAG ACTTTGGCCTCCATACCTTTCCAGAGTCCCTCTGCAGAGAACTTCAACAGGAAGTGTCTCTCCCCGAGTGGTGAGGAGAAACCTGTGTGTGGTTCACTAAGTTCACACACGATTTCAGAGCAAAAAGATAAACAAGAAGACAACTGTCACGTCCAGTAG